One Candidatus Sulfurimonas baltica DNA segment encodes these proteins:
- a CDS encoding helix-turn-helix transcriptional regulator encodes MFEELIEKINKIEANVNLLLQLHIEQSNSLTTYNDVAKFLGVTRKTIYNYIKDGNFIEDKHFYRNNKRTPTFIPSGVIEFKKGVKAVETKSVLPSLKKPIERVNNPIVSNMLIGVA; translated from the coding sequence ATGTTTGAAGAGCTAATCGAAAAAATAAATAAAATAGAGGCGAATGTGAATCTACTTTTACAGTTACATATAGAACAATCAAATAGTTTAACTACATATAATGATGTTGCAAAATTTTTAGGAGTAACACGTAAAACTATTTATAACTATATAAAAGATGGAAATTTTATAGAAGATAAACATTTTTATAGAAATAATAAAAGAACTCCAACATTTATTCCATCTGGAGTTATTGAGTTTAAAAAGGGTGTAAAAGCTGTTGAGACAAAATCAGTTTTGCCATCTCTTAAAAAGCCAATTGAAAGAGTAAATAATCCAATTGTGTCAAATATGCTTATAGGGGTGGCATAA
- a CDS encoding universal stress protein, with translation MRKLHIILAAINMSILDDEVMKRAMFTAKETNAQLHFIHTIDIPLMDIEITSQYLGKKIDKDAIKKKIVHKINALNESKSVEYIVNITIGDASEQVMHMAEKIHADLIILGSHSKAKIEDYYLGSTVQKIAEESGRPILVIKNSFQGAYKNILAPTDFSSSSKKSVLFTQIAFKSSPIILIHAYKSLDDFTMEFYTLKSNNEEEYPDFLGRSYADIFKQDVGIRHIDMIKSFSSINKSLLEYIQNKQSDLIVLGSSGSDIVGSFLSSTASYLLRNTFTDVLIYIPLNQE, from the coding sequence ATGAGGAAGTTACATATTATACTTGCTGCAATCAACATGTCTATTTTAGATGATGAAGTTATGAAAAGAGCGATGTTTACTGCAAAAGAAACAAATGCACAACTACACTTCATTCATACGATTGATATACCACTAATGGATATAGAAATAACCTCCCAATATTTAGGAAAGAAAATTGACAAAGATGCTATCAAAAAGAAGATAGTCCATAAAATAAATGCACTAAATGAGTCTAAATCTGTTGAATATATTGTTAATATCACTATAGGGGATGCTTCCGAACAAGTTATGCATATGGCCGAAAAAATTCATGCTGATTTGATTATTCTTGGTTCACATTCAAAAGCAAAAATTGAGGACTACTATCTTGGGTCTACTGTACAAAAAATTGCAGAAGAAAGCGGGCGTCCTATTTTAGTAATTAAAAATAGTTTTCAAGGAGCTTACAAAAATATTTTAGCACCAACAGACTTCTCGAGTTCTTCTAAAAAAAGTGTTCTATTCACACAAATAGCATTTAAATCTTCTCCTATTATACTTATACATGCTTATAAAAGTTTAGATGATTTTACAATGGAATTTTATACACTCAAGTCAAATAATGAAGAAGAGTACCCAGACTTCTTAGGTCGGTCATATGCAGATATCTTTAAACAAGATGTAGGTATTAGGCATATAGATATGATTAAAAGTTTTTCATCTATTAATAAGAGTTTACTTGAGTATATTCAAAATAAACAAAGTGATCTTATTGTTCTTGGTTCTAGTGGATCTGACATTGTAGGTTCATTTCTTAGTTCTACTGCTTCTTATCTACTTAGAAACACTTTTACAGATGTGTTAATTTACATTCCCCTGAATCAAGAGTAA
- a CDS encoding phosphate-starvation-inducible PsiE family protein: MNIHDELPTEHEDALIAFLHKIIKIAVKVLAILMVLVIFWGVGDVVYVLYQNLMAPPFMLLSISDIFKTFAAFLVVLIAIEIYQNIVMYLRTDVIPIKLVVATALMAIARKVIIIDFSTITPMYIFATAAVVLALGITYYLIGKHHKEKILDQRKGATDTD, translated from the coding sequence ATGAATATTCATGACGAACTACCGACAGAGCATGAAGATGCTTTAATCGCATTTTTACATAAAATAATAAAGATAGCGGTAAAAGTATTAGCAATATTAATGGTACTTGTAATATTTTGGGGTGTAGGGGATGTTGTATATGTACTTTATCAAAATCTAATGGCTCCACCATTTATGTTACTTAGTATATCAGACATATTTAAAACCTTTGCAGCTTTTCTTGTTGTACTTATAGCCATAGAAATTTATCAAAATATTGTTATGTATCTAAGAACAGATGTAATACCAATTAAATTAGTAGTTGCAACGGCATTGATGGCAATTGCTAGAAAAGTAATTATAATAGACTTTAGTACTATAACCCCAATGTATATTTTTGCTACAGCTGCAGTAGTTTTAGCGCTTGGTATCACTTATTATCTTATAGGGAAACATCATAAAGAAAAGATTCTAGATCAAAGAAAAGGTGCTACTGATACAGATTGA
- a CDS encoding tyrosine-type recombinase/integrase has product MKVDNNTYVTVLGIKFTIKEKYGKLHIAFNIDAKRKNRSTGLEATKKNLIVVKNEILPQFAQELIALKSSTQSTIIVENDNSTLESIADIHFLLHKEKVRDHVYKREIRNYNRHIIPYFKGRQLNSIKSMEIEAWQNRLLTKYKVLSVKKYRSIFYSIYTRAIQNELVIKNPFDNVPAPSLKKEFYTYAEAETVNPFTQSEIDKLLGSEDDTYIPNFIKLMSNCGARPGELIALVWDDIDFEKRTINIAKTIVNNVVNLPKTISSVRCIDMIDGAYEALQAQYKLTGTYGTNVFLNSSKKSFYSHDIINLLMQKRLKKLGIEPRSLYQFRHSFASRMIKNGIDITWVSKMLGHKDSSITLQVYTHYLKEEALEIIVDLIKCEMQSKTDIK; this is encoded by the coding sequence ATGAAAGTAGATAACAACACATATGTTACTGTTCTAGGAATAAAATTTACCATTAAAGAAAAGTACGGCAAGCTTCATATTGCTTTTAATATAGATGCCAAAAGAAAAAATAGATCCACAGGTCTTGAAGCAACTAAAAAGAATTTGATTGTTGTAAAAAATGAGATTCTTCCACAGTTTGCTCAAGAACTCATAGCACTAAAAAGCTCTACACAATCAACAATAATTGTTGAAAATGATAATTCTACTCTTGAAAGTATTGCTGATATCCATTTTTTACTTCATAAAGAGAAAGTTCGTGATCATGTATACAAACGTGAAATAAGGAACTACAATCGGCATATAATACCCTACTTCAAAGGTCGACAGCTTAATTCAATAAAATCTATGGAGATTGAGGCTTGGCAAAATCGACTTTTAACTAAATACAAAGTCTTGAGTGTTAAAAAGTATAGAAGTATCTTTTATTCGATCTATACACGCGCTATACAGAACGAACTAGTCATAAAGAACCCATTTGACAATGTACCTGCCCCATCGCTTAAAAAAGAGTTCTATACTTATGCTGAAGCAGAGACTGTTAATCCTTTCACTCAATCAGAAATAGACAAACTTTTAGGTTCCGAAGATGATACATACATTCCAAACTTTATAAAACTGATGTCAAATTGTGGAGCTCGCCCGGGAGAGTTAATTGCTCTAGTATGGGATGACATTGATTTTGAGAAGCGAACTATAAATATTGCTAAGACTATTGTTAATAATGTTGTCAACTTACCTAAGACAATCTCTAGTGTTCGTTGTATAGATATGATAGATGGTGCATATGAAGCGTTACAAGCCCAATACAAGTTAACTGGTACATATGGCACGAATGTGTTTTTAAACTCTAGTAAGAAGAGTTTCTACAGCCACGATATTATAAATCTACTGATGCAAAAGAGACTCAAAAAGTTAGGTATTGAACCAAGAAGCCTTTATCAATTTCGCCATTCATTTGCCTCCAGAATGATTAAAAATGGTATTGATATTACATGGGTTTCCAAGATGCTAGGCCATAAAGACAGCTCTATCACACTTCAGGTCTATACCCATTACTTAAAAGAAGAGGCTCTAGAAATTATTGTTGATTTAATAAAATGTGAAATGCAAAGTAAAACAGATATAAAGTAG
- a CDS encoding GGDEF domain-containing protein — protein sequence MKIKNIILLTLLFISTNSIVYTITEVYSKQRIDLVLKEDLNKLQIHFEILNTTQKNIAYAISQSIQRNTDAIKFLSESYTASVEQNKLNREKLNTQLKEQYRTAKKQGVLQLQFVNRDNISFLRVHKPSKFGDDLTTVREDYKIVNTTKETIRGFTQGRTAHGFRNTFPLFDKNNIHIGAMEISFSSAKYQSYLDNVSDIHTHFLVDKKIFNSKTLETKNLVINYEQSAEDNHFMLNLGPFHSHQRCIVENNKKLKSYRKIIDTHTKTGEKFNFYLKFNQDIEIVSFLPIKNLSNKTVAWIVSYTKSDIIKSLITSTMIIRVLSFFLSLVIIYLIYRQIKSNLQIKIEQEKSEKKQNLLNEILNTTDNIMIITDFKDIKYSNDKFKSMMLIAHTSQYNEESHHNMLNLFMETDSYLHSGLLKENESFAHLYRNTRITDRKVLILNENFEPKAYSIVIQKLKDKGEYLVTLSDISELQEEFKEVENKAYIDGLTGVYNRNKFNELFSKELERVERYKEPLSITIIDIDHFKKFNDTFGHLVGDEVLVSMAQTVNKSTRETDTFARWGGEEFVIMFIDTTVDKAKKVAESLKDKIEANEHPTAGKITASFGITEYKDGDNLDTMFKRCDDALYKAKENGRNRVECL from the coding sequence TTGAAAATAAAAAACATTATATTATTAACATTACTTTTTATATCTACAAATAGTATTGTATATACAATTACAGAAGTATACTCAAAACAACGAATAGATTTAGTCCTAAAAGAGGATTTAAATAAACTACAAATTCATTTTGAGATTTTAAATACTACACAAAAAAACATCGCCTATGCTATATCTCAATCAATACAAAGAAATACAGATGCAATTAAGTTTTTAAGTGAGTCATATACTGCAAGTGTAGAACAAAATAAACTCAATAGAGAAAAACTTAATACTCAACTAAAAGAACAATATAGAACTGCTAAAAAACAAGGAGTACTGCAACTACAGTTTGTAAATAGAGATAATATCTCTTTTTTAAGAGTTCATAAACCATCAAAATTTGGAGATGATTTAACTACTGTTAGAGAAGATTATAAAATAGTTAATACAACTAAAGAAACAATTAGAGGTTTTACTCAAGGGAGAACTGCACACGGGTTCAGAAACACTTTTCCACTATTTGATAAAAATAATATACATATTGGAGCAATGGAGATCTCTTTTTCAAGTGCAAAATATCAAAGTTACCTAGACAATGTTAGTGATATACACACTCACTTTTTAGTTGATAAAAAAATATTCAATTCTAAAACTTTGGAAACTAAAAATTTAGTAATAAACTATGAACAATCTGCGGAAGACAACCACTTTATGCTAAATTTAGGTCCATTTCATTCACATCAACGATGTATTGTAGAAAATAACAAAAAACTTAAATCATATAGAAAAATTATAGATACTCATACCAAAACAGGTGAAAAGTTCAACTTTTATTTGAAGTTTAATCAAGATATAGAAATAGTATCATTTTTACCTATTAAAAACTTATCAAATAAAACTGTAGCTTGGATTGTATCATATACAAAATCAGATATTATTAAATCATTAATTACTAGCACTATGATTATTAGAGTATTATCTTTCTTTCTATCACTAGTGATAATATATCTTATATATAGACAAATTAAATCAAATCTTCAAATTAAAATTGAACAAGAAAAATCTGAAAAAAAACAAAATTTATTAAATGAGATTTTAAATACAACAGATAATATTATGATAATCACTGACTTTAAAGATATCAAATATTCAAATGATAAATTTAAATCAATGATGCTAATAGCACATACATCTCAATACAATGAAGAATCTCATCATAATATGCTAAATCTGTTTATGGAAACAGATAGTTACTTACATAGTGGATTACTAAAAGAGAATGAATCATTTGCACATCTGTATAGAAATACTAGAATAACAGATAGAAAGGTACTCATACTCAATGAAAACTTTGAACCAAAAGCATACTCTATAGTTATCCAAAAGCTTAAAGACAAAGGAGAATATCTAGTAACTCTATCAGATATATCTGAACTGCAAGAGGAGTTTAAAGAGGTTGAAAATAAAGCTTATATAGATGGACTTACAGGAGTTTATAATAGAAATAAATTTAATGAACTATTTAGTAAAGAGTTAGAAAGAGTAGAAAGATATAAAGAACCATTAAGTATTACAATTATTGATATTGATCATTTTAAAAAGTTCAATGATACATTTGGACATTTAGTTGGAGATGAAGTTCTAGTATCTATGGCTCAAACTGTAAATAAAAGTACAAGAGAAACAGATACCTTTGCTAGATGGGGTGGAGAGGAGTTTGTAATTATGTTTATTGATACTACTGTAGATAAAGCTAAAAAAGTAGCAGAATCTTTAAAAGATAAAATTGAGGCAAATGAACATCCAACAGCAGGTAAAATAACTGCTAGCTTTGGGATAACAGAATATAAAGATGGAGACAATCTAGATACAATGTTTAAAAGATGTGATGATGCTCTTTATAAAGCTAAAGAAAATGGTAGAAATAGAGTTGAATGTTTATAG